The following are from one region of the Planctomonas sp. JC2975 genome:
- a CDS encoding ABC transporter permease, whose amino-acid sequence MTRTIIRPPGRFNIPPWREFWEAREVLYRFGVRDIVLRYRQTAIGVAWVVLQPIASAGIFAVIFGQVAKLPSGGVPYFLFSFAGMLAWTAFNSVVSRASGSLVSNQALVSKVFFPRLLVPLSSIISVLIDFAVAFVMLIVLLFIYGVNPGWPIVLTPVWLVITLMLACGLGVAASAITVKYRDVAYILPWVLQILLYATPIAYSLSAVPANLRWLFELNPLTWLMETVRWSLLGQPVPAAWELIALPVSAVVVLFAGVLVFQRYERGFADII is encoded by the coding sequence ATGACCCGCACGATCATCAGACCGCCCGGCCGCTTCAACATTCCGCCGTGGCGCGAATTCTGGGAGGCGCGCGAGGTCCTGTACCGGTTCGGCGTCAGGGACATCGTGCTGCGCTACCGCCAGACCGCGATCGGAGTGGCCTGGGTCGTTCTGCAGCCGATCGCCTCTGCCGGCATCTTCGCGGTGATCTTCGGGCAGGTTGCGAAGCTCCCGTCCGGCGGCGTTCCGTACTTCCTGTTCAGCTTCGCCGGCATGCTGGCGTGGACCGCGTTCAACAGCGTCGTCAGTCGCGCATCGGGGTCGCTCGTCTCCAACCAGGCGCTCGTGTCGAAGGTGTTCTTCCCGCGCCTTCTCGTGCCGTTGTCGAGCATCATCTCCGTGCTCATCGACTTCGCGGTCGCCTTCGTCATGCTCATCGTGCTGCTCTTCATCTACGGCGTGAATCCCGGATGGCCGATCGTCTTGACGCCGGTGTGGCTGGTCATCACGCTGATGCTGGCGTGCGGTCTCGGCGTTGCCGCCTCCGCGATCACGGTCAAGTACCGCGACGTGGCGTACATCCTGCCGTGGGTGCTGCAGATCCTCCTCTACGCGACCCCCATCGCCTACTCCCTTTCGGCCGTGCCCGCGAATCTGCGCTGGCTCTTCGAGCTGAATCCGCTGACCTGGCTGATGGAGACGGTGCGCTGGTCGCTGCTAGGGCAGCCGGTGCCGGCAGCCTGGGAACTGATCGCCCTGCCGGTGAGCGCGGTGGTCGTCCTCTTCGCGGGGGTGCTCGTCTTCCAGCGTTACGAACGCGGCTTCGCCGACATCATCTGA
- a CDS encoding acyltransferase, with protein MNWRHTLGRVVPSGRRFLEGFLNRVVMHVAPNELRIGMMRMLGAEIGPHAYLNSGTEVLAPENLRIAGGLHIGRFCQVDARGEIEIGHDVVIAGHVLLITADHDIADPGFGGRLGRIVIGDRVWIGSRAVVLKGVTIGEGAVVSAGSVVSKDVPPWTIVRGVPAQPVGERPKDQTYRIDYGSRWH; from the coding sequence ATGAACTGGCGGCACACGCTCGGCCGCGTCGTGCCATCGGGACGGCGGTTCCTCGAGGGCTTCCTCAACCGGGTGGTCATGCACGTCGCCCCGAACGAGTTGCGCATCGGCATGATGCGGATGCTCGGCGCCGAGATCGGCCCGCATGCCTACCTCAATTCCGGAACCGAGGTGCTCGCACCCGAGAACCTCCGCATCGCGGGCGGACTGCACATCGGCCGGTTCTGCCAGGTGGACGCCCGCGGCGAGATCGAGATCGGCCACGATGTCGTGATCGCCGGTCACGTGCTGCTCATCACGGCCGACCACGACATAGCGGATCCAGGATTCGGCGGCCGGCTCGGCCGCATCGTCATCGGCGACCGGGTGTGGATCGGCAGCCGCGCCGTGGTCCTGAAAGGTGTCACGATCGGCGAGGGTGCGGTCGTCTCGGCCGGATCCGTGGTTTCGAAGGACGTTCCGCCGTGGACGATCGTGCGCGGTGTTCCGGCGCAACCCGTCGGCGAGCGACCCAAGGATCAGACGTACCGCATCGACTACGGATCACGCTGGCACTGA
- a CDS encoding glycosyltransferase, whose amino-acid sequence MTRIVHVTRLPPSPSGVALFAHDMNAAYALLGEVEDHRMPPDPHDSQSFPLAWRTWRALRRRVSRHDDAFVVVEIAGRGVAETWAAWLLTLTGRRVWVTVHDVPAVSGGAFLSRSLDRRRRRWLGVRLSRTLGRRVERGLLRRAERVMVLSDAGARALAEAYRLERPVLAVPHVIEPSASVMADRRILVPGYVGDADAVSPLVRGLVDLPRPWRLVVGAAADSTLATIRDEARLFGVEDRIDLLGLIDEDSLDREFCRAAIVVRWRPGGWSSGPAAFAVSGPVIRALGRGCAVVSNDRRGVAECLAAADAVVVGDGEEGAIDMMTAVARLVADDELRVSCAERGLAHAADRHTPASVAALLRGAPA is encoded by the coding sequence ATGACGCGCATCGTGCACGTGACTCGGCTGCCACCCAGTCCATCGGGAGTGGCTCTCTTCGCGCATGACATGAACGCCGCCTACGCGCTCCTCGGCGAGGTCGAGGACCATCGCATGCCGCCGGATCCCCACGATTCGCAGTCGTTCCCGCTCGCGTGGCGGACCTGGCGTGCACTGCGACGAAGGGTGAGCAGGCACGACGACGCGTTCGTTGTGGTCGAGATCGCCGGTCGCGGCGTGGCGGAGACGTGGGCCGCCTGGCTCCTCACTCTCACCGGTAGGCGCGTCTGGGTCACGGTGCACGACGTCCCTGCCGTCAGCGGCGGAGCCTTCCTCTCGCGCAGCCTCGATCGCCGGCGGCGGAGATGGCTCGGCGTTCGGCTCTCTCGCACCCTCGGCCGTCGCGTCGAGCGTGGACTGCTGCGTCGCGCGGAGAGGGTCATGGTGCTCTCCGATGCCGGGGCGCGAGCCCTGGCCGAGGCGTACCGGCTCGAGCGCCCCGTCCTGGCGGTTCCGCACGTCATCGAGCCATCGGCATCCGTCATGGCTGATCGCCGGATCCTTGTGCCCGGCTACGTGGGGGACGCCGACGCCGTGTCCCCGCTGGTCCGCGGGCTGGTCGATCTGCCCCGCCCCTGGCGCCTCGTGGTCGGCGCGGCCGCTGACAGTACGCTCGCCACGATCCGGGACGAAGCTAGACTTTTCGGCGTCGAGGATCGCATCGACCTGCTGGGACTGATCGATGAGGATTCCCTCGATCGGGAGTTCTGTCGTGCGGCCATCGTGGTGCGATGGAGACCGGGCGGATGGTCGTCCGGTCCCGCCGCCTTCGCGGTCTCCGGCCCGGTCATCCGAGCGCTCGGCCGTGGCTGTGCGGTGGTCTCGAACGACCGGAGAGGGGTTGCCGAGTGTCTGGCGGCCGCGGATGCCGTCGTCGTCGGTGACGGCGAGGAGGGGGCGATCGACATGATGACCGCTGTCGCGCGACTCGTCGCCGACGATGAGCTTCGGGTGTCGTGCGCGGAACGCGGGCTGGCACACGCCGCCGACCGCCATACGCCCGCGTCCGTTGCGGCACTTCTACGAGGAGCTCCGGCATGA
- a CDS encoding glycosyltransferase, protein MTVAAVVYSRNEADLLPPCLAALTGFDEVIVCDMQSTDDTVGVAERAGARVVEVPDARVIEEVRQRGLDAAGTSWVMFVDADEILPPGFSAHVRRMIASADSDGTVAYRLPYANVAFGRPLHSTLVGSAKYSLMSRSGVRFPTPGRAHVPPDFDGPVKDAPPSVPQILHLNFRGAEQTVEKTLRYSPDVAGESSLLTPTGLIRALLRATVFSRVWADGYAGVAVATATVFGRWYAALLRAERAGILGDDLPARELRRLSSASRWQEAAIRSRETVRSVTRRSRRASRRPE, encoded by the coding sequence ATGACGGTCGCGGCGGTGGTGTACTCGCGCAACGAGGCCGACCTGCTGCCCCCGTGCCTGGCCGCGCTGACCGGCTTCGACGAGGTGATCGTCTGCGACATGCAGTCGACGGACGACACGGTCGGCGTTGCCGAGCGCGCAGGAGCCCGTGTGGTCGAGGTCCCGGACGCCCGTGTCATCGAGGAGGTGCGTCAGCGCGGTCTCGACGCGGCGGGAACGTCCTGGGTGATGTTCGTCGACGCCGACGAGATACTCCCGCCCGGTTTCAGCGCGCACGTTCGCCGGATGATCGCATCCGCCGACTCGGACGGGACCGTCGCCTACAGGCTGCCGTACGCGAACGTCGCCTTCGGACGGCCGCTTCACTCGACGCTGGTCGGAAGCGCGAAGTATTCGCTGATGTCACGCTCAGGGGTCCGCTTCCCGACACCCGGTCGGGCGCACGTTCCGCCGGACTTCGACGGTCCGGTCAAGGATGCGCCGCCGAGCGTTCCGCAGATCCTGCACCTCAACTTCCGCGGTGCCGAGCAAACGGTCGAGAAGACCCTGCGGTATTCGCCCGATGTCGCCGGCGAGTCTTCGCTGCTCACCCCGACCGGCCTCATCAGAGCGCTGCTCCGCGCAACGGTGTTCTCACGCGTGTGGGCGGACGGCTACGCCGGCGTCGCCGTGGCGACGGCCACCGTCTTCGGGCGCTGGTACGCCGCCCTCCTGCGAGCCGAGCGGGCAGGGATTCTGGGCGACGACCTGCCTGCCCGGGAACTGAGACGCCTCTCGAGCGCGAGCCGGTGGCAGGAGGCCGCGATCCGGTCTCGGGAGACGGTTCGTTCTGTGACGCGGCGGTCGCGTCGCGCATCGCGTCGTCCGGAATAG
- a CDS encoding glycosyltransferase → MIDRVLLIDHTAALAGGEVAMARLLTAVDRSRFEPMVLLMAEGPLVPRLREEGVRVAVLPVSGELTGAGRAEAVSSPVTIIRNALHTLAIVPRLASAIRGAKADLVVANTLKSAVLTAFAAPLAGRRWVWHLHDRIAPDYLPRVLVLTMRMLARFGPRAIVANSVATRETVPGTPDRRIAVAYPGVDIPSLRTPTRSDIVPPTFGLVGRIAPTKGQVEFLHAAALLEDRLADARFRIIGDALFNDGEFAAEVRRLPDALGISERVVFTGWVSDPSGELAGLTALVHASPVPEPFGQVVVEAMLAGVPVIGTDAGGMREILDADHPIESPADGVTRTRLGLLVKPGDHRALAAAMCWMADHPTEREAMARDARASAIDRFDVRRSAEVTMDVWTRALGAPASGPGSLSLSHIEPSTRGNRETS, encoded by the coding sequence ATGATCGACCGTGTCCTGCTCATCGATCACACTGCGGCCCTCGCCGGCGGCGAGGTAGCGATGGCACGACTGCTCACGGCCGTCGATCGCTCACGCTTCGAGCCGATGGTGCTGCTGATGGCGGAAGGCCCCCTTGTGCCCCGCCTCCGCGAAGAGGGAGTCCGCGTCGCCGTGCTGCCCGTCTCCGGCGAGCTGACGGGAGCGGGACGCGCCGAGGCTGTCTCCTCACCCGTCACGATCATTCGCAACGCGCTGCACACCCTGGCGATCGTGCCGCGCCTCGCCTCCGCGATCCGCGGTGCGAAGGCGGATCTGGTCGTGGCGAACACGCTCAAGTCAGCGGTGCTGACCGCATTCGCGGCACCGTTGGCGGGGCGGCGCTGGGTATGGCACCTCCACGACCGCATTGCGCCCGACTACCTTCCGCGGGTGCTCGTCCTGACGATGCGGATGCTGGCACGGTTCGGTCCCCGGGCCATCGTGGCGAACTCGGTCGCGACGCGCGAGACGGTGCCCGGCACGCCGGATCGACGGATCGCCGTCGCCTACCCCGGCGTCGACATCCCCTCGCTGCGCACGCCAACGCGATCCGACATCGTTCCTCCGACGTTCGGTCTCGTCGGCCGCATCGCGCCGACCAAGGGCCAGGTCGAGTTCCTGCACGCGGCGGCGCTGCTCGAGGACAGACTTGCGGATGCCCGGTTCCGCATCATCGGGGATGCCCTGTTCAACGACGGCGAGTTCGCCGCGGAGGTGCGGAGACTGCCCGACGCCCTCGGCATCTCCGAGCGCGTCGTGTTCACGGGCTGGGTCTCCGATCCGAGCGGGGAACTGGCGGGACTGACGGCGCTCGTGCACGCATCCCCCGTTCCAGAGCCGTTCGGCCAGGTGGTCGTCGAGGCGATGCTCGCCGGCGTGCCGGTCATCGGTACCGACGCGGGCGGCATGCGGGAGATCCTCGACGCCGATCATCCGATCGAATCGCCGGCCGACGGCGTGACCCGAACGCGCTTGGGGCTGCTGGTGAAGCCGGGAGACCACCGGGCTCTCGCGGCCGCGATGTGCTGGATGGCCGACCACCCGACGGAACGCGAGGCCATGGCGCGAGACGCTCGCGCCAGCGCGATCGACCGATTCGACGTGCGAAGGAGCGCAGAGGTCACCATGGACGTCTGGACCCGCGCTTTGGGGGCTCCCGCAAGCGGCCCTGGTTCCCTATCGTTGAGCCACATCGAGCCATCCACCCGAGGGAACCGTGAAACTTCGTAG
- a CDS encoding PqqD family protein, producing the protein MKLRSDGITWQEIDGELVILDLKSSTYLTTNGSGAFLAKLLTEERTTDELEHALAAEYEISAAVAQADTAAFIDQLVEKKLLASS; encoded by the coding sequence GTGAAACTTCGTAGCGACGGAATCACCTGGCAGGAGATCGACGGCGAATTGGTCATCCTCGACCTGAAGTCCTCGACGTACCTCACGACCAACGGATCCGGCGCGTTCCTGGCGAAGCTGCTGACCGAGGAACGCACGACGGACGAGCTCGAACACGCCTTGGCCGCCGAATACGAGATCAGTGCCGCCGTCGCGCAGGCGGACACGGCGGCGTTCATCGATCAGCTGGTCGAGAAAAAGCTGCTCGCCTCATCATGA
- a CDS encoding glycoside hydrolase family 99-like domain-containing protein, translating into MNELAARAIAFYLPQFHPIPENSEWWGPGFTEWTNAARARPLFRGHVQPHLPADLGFYDLRLAEARLAQSDLALAYGVEAFCYWHYWFGAGSRILERPFTEVLQSGHPSIRFCLGWANQTWTGIWHGAENRVLRQQTYPGPEDDQAHFDAILPALRDDRYLRVNGKPVFYVFRPEELPDAAAFVDRWQQMARTAGLDGLYLVAEISDLLGQGPRYRGTSADGFDAGVYVRLPARRDRSDVLRMRVRRKLGGPEAYPYSTDASPWEPVRSDALLQPSVYPNWDNTPRSGARGLALTGSNPDAFAQNLDHALATLRDRPEQERLLWVKSWNEWAEGNYLEPDLEYGRAWLETLANGLRG; encoded by the coding sequence ATGAACGAGCTCGCTGCCCGAGCTATCGCGTTCTACCTCCCGCAGTTCCATCCGATACCCGAGAACAGCGAGTGGTGGGGGCCGGGATTCACGGAGTGGACCAACGCCGCCCGCGCTCGGCCCCTCTTCCGCGGGCACGTGCAGCCGCACCTGCCCGCCGATCTGGGCTTCTACGACCTCCGCTTGGCCGAGGCCAGACTGGCGCAGAGCGATCTGGCCCTGGCATATGGGGTCGAGGCATTCTGCTACTGGCATTACTGGTTCGGTGCCGGTTCGCGCATCCTCGAACGCCCGTTCACCGAGGTGCTTCAGTCGGGGCATCCATCGATCCGGTTCTGTCTCGGGTGGGCCAATCAGACCTGGACGGGCATCTGGCACGGCGCAGAGAACCGCGTGCTCCGACAACAGACCTACCCGGGGCCGGAGGACGACCAGGCACACTTCGACGCGATCCTTCCGGCCCTCCGCGACGACCGCTACCTGCGTGTGAACGGCAAGCCGGTGTTCTACGTCTTCCGCCCTGAGGAACTTCCGGATGCCGCGGCGTTCGTCGACCGATGGCAGCAGATGGCGAGAACGGCCGGACTCGACGGGCTCTACCTGGTGGCCGAGATCAGCGATCTGCTCGGCCAGGGACCTCGCTACCGAGGCACGAGCGCCGACGGGTTCGACGCAGGTGTGTACGTTCGGCTGCCCGCCCGTCGCGACCGCTCCGACGTGCTTCGCATGCGTGTACGGCGGAAGCTCGGCGGCCCGGAGGCGTATCCGTACTCGACGGATGCATCGCCATGGGAGCCGGTGAGATCCGATGCGCTCCTGCAGCCGAGCGTGTACCCGAACTGGGACAACACGCCACGGTCGGGCGCTCGCGGACTGGCCCTGACCGGATCGAACCCCGACGCTTTCGCGCAGAACCTCGACCACGCCCTCGCCACGCTGCGTGATCGACCCGAGCAGGAGCGCCTGCTCTGGGTCAAGTCGTGGAACGAGTGGGCAGAGGGCAACTACCTCGAACCCGACCTCGAATACGGTCGCGCCTGGCTCGAAACGCTGGCGAACGGACTCCGCGGATGA
- a CDS encoding glycosyltransferase family 4 protein, whose protein sequence is MSTGTARPLRIAMISYYLPSGSKIGVGYQVHELATELVRRGHHVDVFSECPPVEGAVYGHRRIELSGRMRTFRFALHLRRVDFSSYDVLHAHGDDYWLWRRRVARHVRTIHGSCFEEAIHIKGFTEKLRMVALGFSEVLASIVADRTSVVSPRTRRWTPWVKTVIPNGVDATRFRPDAKRRSDAPTVLFVGTWTNRKRGADLARVFQRDVLPSIPSARLEMVCRDAPADPGPGVVVLGELTDAQLVEAYQRAWVFCLPSDYEGFGIPYAEAMASGLPVVATPNIGAQYVTDDGAAGVLAPLESIGVALRDLLADSEARALLAQRSSARGSQFSLDRVVDAYEQLYTDGVVPLAPAKHGRSRATISE, encoded by the coding sequence ATGAGTACCGGGACGGCGCGACCACTGCGCATCGCGATGATCTCCTACTACCTGCCGAGCGGGAGCAAGATCGGGGTCGGCTACCAGGTGCACGAGCTCGCCACCGAGCTCGTGCGACGCGGACACCATGTCGACGTCTTCAGCGAGTGCCCTCCGGTGGAGGGTGCGGTGTACGGCCATCGGAGAATCGAGCTCTCCGGCCGGATGCGCACCTTCCGATTCGCGCTGCACCTGCGACGGGTGGACTTCAGCTCCTACGACGTTCTGCACGCCCACGGCGACGACTATTGGCTGTGGCGCCGCCGCGTGGCTCGTCACGTGAGGACCATCCACGGCTCGTGCTTCGAAGAGGCCATCCACATCAAGGGGTTCACCGAGAAGCTGCGCATGGTGGCTCTCGGTTTCAGCGAGGTGCTGGCCAGTATCGTTGCCGACCGCACATCCGTCGTCTCTCCGCGAACCCGTCGCTGGACGCCCTGGGTGAAGACGGTGATCCCGAACGGCGTCGACGCGACACGATTCCGACCCGACGCGAAGCGACGGTCCGACGCCCCGACGGTCCTGTTCGTCGGAACGTGGACCAACCGCAAGCGCGGCGCCGACCTGGCGCGGGTCTTCCAGCGAGACGTACTGCCGTCGATCCCCTCTGCCCGTCTCGAGATGGTGTGCAGGGACGCCCCTGCGGATCCCGGCCCCGGCGTCGTGGTCCTCGGCGAGCTGACCGACGCGCAGCTGGTGGAGGCGTATCAGAGGGCTTGGGTGTTCTGCCTGCCGTCCGACTACGAGGGGTTCGGGATCCCCTACGCGGAGGCCATGGCGAGCGGATTGCCGGTGGTGGCCACCCCCAACATCGGGGCGCAGTACGTGACGGACGACGGCGCAGCCGGCGTCCTCGCCCCTCTAGAGTCGATCGGCGTCGCGCTTCGCGATCTTCTCGCCGATTCCGAAGCCCGTGCCCTGCTCGCACAGCGCAGCTCAGCTCGCGGATCCCAGTTCAGCCTCGACCGCGTTGTCGACGCGTACGAGCAGCTCTACACCGACGGAGTCGTCCCTCTCGCACCGGCGAAGCACGGCCGCAGCAGGGCGACCATCTCTGAGTAA
- a CDS encoding FAD-dependent oxidoreductase: MDTDVAVVGAGPYGLSISAHLTHKGVATRTYGVPMATWKNNMPAGMLLKSDGFASSLAAPVDGWTLGEHSERTGVVYGDREPRVTLDQFADYALDFQRHFVPELDTRLVSRLTAEDRGYALDFGDGETVTARRVVIAVGISHFAYVPDLFSELGDHVTHSGAHRTFDEFAGKHVAVIGAGSSAVEVSAALVDAGAHVHLIARRAEIPFWNVPRPEDLHPSLWMRVRNPSSGLGPGLRSKLCEELPDAYRHLPSDFRLEVLRKHLGPVSPWWLRDTVMNNADVRTRTTPTGARVEDGRVILTLESPDAGESALEVDHVICATGYAANIDKLAFLDPAVAGSIRRVGAMPMLSHHFESSMPGLYFAGAAAAGTFGPLLRFVVGTEFTSPRIAAHLGRRSGGASASRT; this comes from the coding sequence ATGGACACTGACGTTGCGGTCGTGGGGGCCGGCCCGTACGGCCTTTCGATCTCGGCTCACTTGACTCACAAGGGCGTGGCGACGCGGACCTACGGGGTGCCCATGGCCACCTGGAAGAACAACATGCCTGCTGGCATGCTCCTCAAGTCGGACGGCTTCGCCTCGAGCCTCGCCGCACCCGTCGACGGCTGGACCCTCGGCGAGCATTCGGAGCGAACAGGAGTCGTCTACGGCGACCGCGAGCCGCGCGTGACGCTCGACCAGTTCGCCGACTACGCCCTCGACTTCCAGCGCCACTTCGTTCCCGAGCTGGACACGCGGCTCGTCTCCCGCCTCACCGCCGAAGATCGCGGTTACGCGCTGGACTTCGGCGATGGCGAGACGGTGACGGCACGACGCGTCGTGATCGCCGTCGGCATCAGCCACTTCGCGTACGTGCCCGACCTGTTCTCGGAACTCGGCGACCACGTGACGCACAGCGGAGCACACCGCACGTTCGACGAGTTCGCCGGAAAGCACGTTGCCGTGATCGGAGCCGGGTCCTCCGCGGTCGAAGTCTCTGCCGCGCTCGTCGACGCCGGTGCCCACGTCCACCTCATCGCGCGACGTGCCGAGATCCCGTTCTGGAATGTTCCACGGCCCGAAGACCTGCACCCGAGTCTGTGGATGCGCGTGCGCAACCCCTCATCGGGGCTCGGCCCCGGTCTGCGTTCCAAGCTCTGCGAAGAGCTTCCGGACGCCTACCGCCATCTCCCCAGCGACTTCCGGCTCGAGGTGCTGCGCAAGCACCTCGGACCCGTTTCGCCATGGTGGCTGCGGGACACGGTCATGAACAACGCAGACGTCCGCACACGCACGACCCCCACCGGTGCTCGCGTAGAGGACGGCCGCGTGATCCTCACCCTGGAATCGCCGGATGCTGGGGAATCCGCGCTCGAGGTCGACCACGTGATCTGCGCCACCGGTTACGCCGCGAACATCGACAAGCTTGCATTCCTGGATCCCGCGGTCGCAGGATCCATCAGACGAGTCGGTGCGATGCCCATGCTGTCCCACCACTTCGAGTCATCGATGCCCGGCCTGTACTTCGCCGGCGCGGCAGCCGCAGGAACGTTCGGCCCACTGCTGCGTTTCGTCGTGGGAACCGAATTCACGTCACCGCGGATCGCCGCGCACCTCGGCCGACGGTCCGGCGGGGCCTCCGCGAGTCGGACGTGA
- a CDS encoding ATP-grasp domain-containing protein, with protein sequence MSEDRSPQPEPRLLLITGHRWRDTARLALAARDAGFSVHLLGPKGHPLYGISWIECAGTVAPLSSRASVARALNSTPFDFVVPADDLGAAALFDVYQHGDLDDRASQTVELSLGDPRSYGVRHDRVEIGRIAHGSGITTPLTSSITAASLADVVDTLGFPAVLKVDGGFGGQQVNIVGDLDSARSAYRTLSRAQPIVEAFGRLALDHDSSFLESAVRRTRPTVSAQRFVQGAPATLTAAALHGQVLDLVAVRVLRARPGNGPAMIVEPITDERMAHAARALARELGLSGFFGLDFILSPDGSVASLIELNPRATPTAHLRPPGLGRPLFHAIADALGLHPPAPPSPLPTGAIVLFPQLTSLDDVGADAAGAYLDVPADDEVIDLCTSAATPPPGGRIERTVRKIF encoded by the coding sequence GTGAGCGAGGACCGCAGTCCTCAACCCGAACCCCGACTGCTGCTGATCACGGGCCACCGATGGCGTGACACCGCACGGCTGGCGCTCGCCGCCCGCGATGCGGGCTTCTCCGTGCACCTCCTGGGCCCGAAGGGCCATCCGCTGTACGGGATCTCGTGGATCGAGTGCGCTGGAACTGTCGCACCACTCAGTTCGCGTGCGTCGGTCGCACGCGCGCTGAACTCGACACCGTTCGACTTCGTCGTCCCGGCCGACGATCTGGGCGCAGCCGCCCTGTTCGACGTGTACCAGCACGGCGACCTCGACGACAGGGCGTCGCAGACGGTGGAACTCTCCCTGGGCGACCCGCGAAGCTATGGGGTCCGCCACGACAGGGTCGAGATCGGACGGATCGCACACGGATCCGGAATCACCACACCCCTCACGTCCTCGATCACGGCGGCGAGCCTCGCGGACGTGGTCGACACGCTCGGGTTCCCCGCCGTTCTCAAGGTCGATGGGGGCTTCGGCGGCCAGCAGGTGAACATCGTCGGCGACCTCGACTCTGCACGATCGGCGTACCGCACGCTGTCGAGGGCCCAGCCCATCGTCGAGGCTTTCGGACGCCTCGCACTGGACCACGACTCGTCGTTTCTCGAGTCGGCCGTGCGACGGACTCGACCGACCGTGAGTGCGCAGCGCTTCGTGCAGGGCGCCCCCGCCACCCTGACTGCCGCGGCCTTGCACGGCCAGGTGCTGGATCTCGTGGCCGTCAGGGTCCTTCGCGCTCGACCCGGAAACGGGCCGGCGATGATCGTGGAGCCGATCACGGACGAGCGCATGGCTCACGCGGCCCGTGCGCTCGCCAGGGAGTTGGGCCTGTCCGGCTTCTTCGGACTCGATTTCATCCTGTCCCCCGACGGCTCCGTCGCTTCGCTGATCGAGCTGAACCCTCGCGCCACGCCCACCGCGCACCTGCGGCCGCCGGGCCTTGGTCGTCCGCTCTTCCACGCGATCGCGGACGCGCTGGGCCTGCATCCTCCCGCGCCTCCTTCCCCACTTCCGACAGGCGCGATCGTGCTCTTCCCACAACTGACGAGCCTCGACGACGTCGGCGCGGACGCCGCTGGCGCCTACCTCGACGTTCCTGCGGACGACGAAGTGATCGACCTCTGCACGTCCGCGGCGACTCCTCCGCCGGGCGGCCGGATCGAGCGCACCGTACGCAAGATCTTCTGA
- a CDS encoding PIG-L family deacetylase produces MTGIALALPSGPLTVFAIGAHPDDIEIGCGGTLLGLAERDDIDIRTLVLTGTEERQAEAIAAARRFGVPHPPVFGGLPDARLPEHWGETKDALHSFRDMGPEPDLVLAPRADDAHQDHALIGSLVSTVWRGPLILHYEIPKWDGDLGRPSVYVPLTRELAASKVRRLHDSFPSQRHRDWWDEDFFFGIMRLRGAETQSRYAEAFSVGKLALSLR; encoded by the coding sequence GTGACGGGCATTGCCCTCGCGCTGCCATCCGGTCCGCTCACCGTCTTCGCGATCGGCGCGCATCCGGACGACATCGAGATAGGTTGCGGAGGCACGCTGCTCGGACTGGCCGAGCGCGACGACATCGACATCCGAACTCTCGTGCTGACCGGAACCGAAGAGCGGCAGGCCGAGGCGATCGCCGCAGCCAGAAGGTTCGGCGTGCCGCATCCTCCGGTCTTCGGAGGACTACCGGATGCGCGCCTGCCCGAGCATTGGGGTGAGACGAAGGACGCCCTGCACTCGTTCCGCGACATGGGGCCTGAGCCCGATCTGGTTCTGGCCCCGCGGGCCGACGACGCGCATCAGGACCACGCGCTGATCGGAAGTCTGGTGTCGACCGTGTGGCGAGGACCCCTGATTCTGCACTATGAGATCCCGAAGTGGGACGGGGACCTCGGCCGTCCATCCGTCTATGTTCCGCTGACTCGCGAGTTGGCGGCCAGCAAGGTGAGGCGCCTGCACGACTCGTTCCCCAGCCAGCGTCATCGGGACTGGTGGGACGAAGACTTCTTCTTCGGCATCATGCGGCTGCGCGGCGCGGAGACCCAGAGCCGTTACGCGGAAGCGTTCTCCGTCGGCAAGCTGGCCCTGTCTCTGCGCTGA